Proteins encoded in a region of the Moritella marina ATCC 15381 genome:
- the rbsC gene encoding ribose ABC transporter permease, whose amino-acid sequence MSQNQVANSNASTNTNNNSNSNKNVTGDVMTKTLTQKFFTKEWFFEQKSLIALILLIVVVSFLNPHFFTTGNILNILRQTSVSAIIAVGMTLVILTGGIDLGVGSVLALCGAFAASLISMEVSVMIAVPVALFAGAALGAMSGIIIAKGKVQAFIATLVTMTLLRGVTMVYTDGRPISTGFTDVADSFSWIGTGYLLGVPVPIWLMVIVFASVWYLLNHTRFGRYVYALGGNEAATRLSGINVDKVKIGVYAICGVLAALAGLIVTSRLSSAQPTAGMGYELDAIAAVVVGGTSLAGGKGRIMGTLIGALIIGFLNNALNLLDVSSYFQMIAKAVVILLAVLVETKKK is encoded by the coding sequence ATGAGCCAGAACCAAGTGGCAAATAGCAATGCTAGCACTAATACCAACAATAATTCCAATTCCAATAAAAATGTGACCGGTGATGTTATGACGAAAACTTTAACCCAAAAATTCTTTACTAAAGAATGGTTTTTTGAACAAAAATCATTAATTGCCTTAATTTTATTGATTGTGGTGGTGTCTTTCTTGAACCCACATTTTTTCACTACGGGTAATATTTTAAACATATTGCGTCAAACATCGGTGAGCGCGATCATCGCTGTGGGCATGACCTTAGTGATTTTAACCGGTGGTATTGATTTAGGTGTTGGCTCGGTATTAGCCCTCTGTGGTGCCTTTGCCGCGTCCTTAATATCAATGGAAGTGTCAGTGATGATTGCGGTGCCAGTGGCATTGTTTGCGGGCGCTGCATTAGGTGCTATGAGCGGTATTATTATCGCCAAAGGTAAGGTGCAAGCCTTTATCGCCACGCTGGTTACCATGACATTATTACGCGGTGTGACGATGGTTTATACCGACGGTCGCCCAATTTCAACTGGTTTTACTGATGTTGCTGATAGCTTCTCGTGGATCGGTACAGGTTACTTATTAGGTGTGCCAGTGCCAATCTGGTTAATGGTTATTGTGTTTGCATCGGTTTGGTATTTACTTAACCACACACGCTTTGGTCGTTATGTTTATGCGCTTGGTGGTAACGAAGCTGCGACACGTTTATCAGGGATTAACGTTGATAAAGTGAAGATTGGTGTGTATGCCATTTGTGGTGTACTGGCTGCATTAGCGGGTCTGATTGTTACTTCACGTCTGTCATCTGCGCAACCAACTGCTGGTATGGGTTATGAGCTAGATGCGATTGCTGCGGTAGTTGTCGGCGGTACCAGTCTTGCTGGTGGTAAAGGCCGTATTATGGGCACGTTAATCGGTGCATTAATTATCGGTTTCCTAAATAACGCCTTAAACCTATTAGATGTATCTTCATATTTCCAAATGATTGCTAAAGCTGTGGTGATATTACTGGCAGTATTAGTCGAAACGAAAAAGAAATAA